From Saccharothrix espanaensis DSM 44229, the proteins below share one genomic window:
- a CDS encoding CAP domain-containing protein yields the protein MGVLVGLLLGAAGATGVAVAGPERLAPFVAAPTTTQDDQGDNTGVGGVGGIGLPARTTQPTAPAPTTTESSTTTAPTTTTTTTTEQTTTTTTVAPTTAPPTTTTVPAPVSEPQRVVDLVNEARSAAGCGPVKVDDRAVKSAQGHSDDMSARDYFSHDTPEGVDFAQRMRAAGYPSPGGENIAKGQRTPESVMKAWMNSDGHRRNILNCGFTAIGVGLAVDGWYWTQNFGW from the coding sequence ATGGGCGTTCTGGTCGGGCTGCTGCTCGGGGCCGCCGGTGCGACCGGTGTGGCCGTGGCCGGCCCGGAGCGACTCGCCCCGTTCGTCGCCGCGCCCACCACAACACAGGACGACCAGGGCGACAACACGGGCGTCGGCGGAGTGGGCGGTATCGGCCTGCCCGCCCGCACCACCCAGCCCACCGCTCCCGCGCCGACCACCACCGAGTCGTCGACCACCACCGCTCCCACCACGACGACCACCACCACCACCGAGCAGACGACGACCACCACAACCGTCGCGCCCACGACCGCGCCTCCGACCACCACCACGGTCCCCGCACCCGTGTCGGAGCCGCAGCGGGTCGTGGACCTGGTCAACGAGGCGCGCTCCGCCGCCGGGTGCGGCCCGGTGAAGGTGGACGACCGCGCGGTGAAGTCGGCCCAGGGCCACAGCGACGACATGTCGGCGCGCGACTACTTCTCGCACGACACCCCGGAGGGCGTCGACTTCGCGCAGCGGATGCGCGCGGCCGGCTACCCGAGCCCCGGCGGCGAGAACATCGCGAAGGGCCAGCGCACGCCGGAATCGGTGATGAAGGCGTGGATGAACTCCGACGGCCACCGGCGCAACATCCTGAACTGCGGGTTCACCGCGATCGGGGTGGGCCTGGCCGTCGACGGCTGGTACTGGACCCAGAATTTCGGCTGGTGA
- a CDS encoding class I SAM-dependent methyltransferase, with the protein MSDFTAPPVDPSNTGQLDAWDGDQGDLWIDQADRLERGLARYHPGFLAAAAPTPVSDVLDVGCGGGRTTLDAARRARSALGVDLSSRMIDRARAQAAREGLANAAFEQADAQIHPFPDAAFDVVISRFGAMFFGDPVAAFGNLARALRPGGRVVLLTWQDFRRNEFFDGFRTLLAGGRDLPDPPTDTPSPFALSEPDRVRRVLTEAGLADVRLTSLTEQMYLGRDVEDAFGYVTLRHESQIRDLPPEAVPGALEAVRASLAEHVTPEGVRYGSAVWLVEARKP; encoded by the coding sequence ATGAGCGACTTCACCGCACCGCCGGTCGACCCGTCGAACACCGGCCAGCTCGACGCCTGGGACGGCGACCAGGGCGACCTGTGGATCGACCAGGCAGACCGCCTCGAACGGGGACTCGCCCGCTACCACCCGGGCTTCCTGGCCGCCGCCGCGCCCACCCCGGTCTCGGACGTGCTCGACGTCGGCTGCGGCGGCGGCCGGACCACGCTGGACGCGGCCCGCCGGGCGCGCTCGGCGCTGGGCGTCGACCTGTCGTCGCGGATGATCGACCGGGCCCGCGCGCAGGCGGCCCGGGAGGGGCTGGCGAACGCGGCGTTCGAGCAGGCCGACGCGCAGATCCACCCGTTCCCGGACGCCGCGTTCGACGTGGTGATCAGCCGGTTCGGCGCGATGTTCTTCGGCGACCCGGTGGCCGCGTTCGGCAACCTCGCCCGCGCGCTGCGGCCCGGCGGCCGGGTGGTGCTGCTGACCTGGCAGGACTTCCGGCGCAACGAGTTCTTCGACGGGTTCCGCACGCTGCTGGCCGGCGGCCGGGACCTGCCCGACCCGCCGACCGACACGCCGAGCCCGTTCGCGCTCAGCGAGCCGGACCGGGTCCGCCGGGTGCTGACCGAGGCCGGTCTGGCGGACGTGCGGCTCACCTCGCTGACCGAGCAGATGTACCTCGGCCGGGACGTCGAGGACGCCTTCGGGTACGTCACGCTGCGCCACGAGTCGCAGATCCGGGACCTCCCGCCGGAGGCCGTGCCGGGCGCGCTGGAGGCGGTGCGGGCGAGCCTGGCGGAGCACGTGACCCCGGAGGGCGTCCGCTACGGCTCGGCGGTCTGGCTGGTCGAGGCGCGCAAGCCCTGA
- a CDS encoding GNAT family N-acetyltransferase: MTVVTTAHTSEVDPAVLAAARALCDDAFDGGFSDEDWEHALGGVHAFVWEDDELVGHGAVVQRRLLHDGRAWRTGYVEAVAVRADRRGRGHGAAVMGALEDVVRRAYQAGALASAETALDFYAGRGWRLWRGPTSVLGPAGPQRTEDDDGGIFVLPVEVVPDVDGPLACDWREGDVW; the protein is encoded by the coding sequence ATGACGGTAGTGACCACGGCCCACACGTCCGAAGTGGACCCGGCGGTCCTCGCGGCGGCACGCGCGTTGTGCGACGACGCGTTCGACGGCGGTTTCAGCGACGAGGACTGGGAGCACGCGCTGGGCGGCGTGCACGCGTTCGTCTGGGAGGACGACGAACTCGTCGGCCACGGGGCCGTCGTGCAGCGCCGGCTGCTGCACGACGGGCGCGCGTGGCGGACCGGGTACGTCGAGGCCGTCGCCGTCCGGGCGGACCGGCGGGGGCGCGGGCACGGCGCGGCGGTGATGGGCGCGCTGGAGGACGTGGTGCGGCGGGCCTACCAGGCGGGCGCGCTGGCGTCGGCCGAGACCGCGCTGGACTTCTACGCGGGGCGCGGCTGGCGGTTGTGGCGCGGGCCGACCTCGGTGCTGGGCCCGGCCGGGCCGCAGCGCACCGAGGACGACGACGGCGGCATCTTCGTGCTGCCCGTCGAGGTCGTGCCGGACGTGGACGGGCCGCTGGCCTGCGACTGGCGCGAGGGCGACGTCTGGTAG
- a CDS encoding NAD(P)/FAD-dependent oxidoreductase, which translates to MTEHIVVVGAGYTGLAAAKLAAKWTDAEVTLVNDRDRFVERVRLHQLAAGQTLRDLPLADLLRGTRVRLVVDRVTAIDSQIREVQLTDGTLAYDRLIYALGSHADLDSVPGVREHAHTVATPGEAERLRADLAHARVVAVVGGGLTGIEAAAELAESLPHLKVVLVAAGGLGEALSAKARRYLRTTFDRLGVEVREHSRVTAVDADGLTLADGTRAAADTVVWTAGFRVPDLARDAGFAVDGNGRMVVDQALASVSHPEVLGVGDAAALRRPDGLELRMACATGLPTTQRAVRALADRLRGKEPKPFRFAYLNQCVSLGRKHGLVQFVRGDDSPREAVLTGRLAARYKEAIVRGTVLFERHPTMPAG; encoded by the coding sequence ATGACAGAGCACATCGTGGTCGTCGGCGCGGGCTACACGGGGTTGGCGGCGGCCAAGCTGGCGGCGAAGTGGACCGATGCCGAGGTCACCCTGGTCAACGACCGCGACCGGTTCGTGGAGCGGGTCCGACTGCACCAGCTCGCCGCCGGGCAGACCTTGCGCGACCTGCCGCTGGCCGACCTGCTGCGAGGAACCCGGGTCCGGCTCGTCGTCGACCGGGTCACCGCGATCGACTCGCAGATCCGCGAGGTCCAGCTCACCGACGGCACTCTCGCCTACGACAGGCTGATCTACGCGCTGGGCAGCCACGCCGACCTGGACTCGGTGCCCGGCGTCCGCGAGCACGCGCACACCGTGGCCACCCCGGGCGAGGCCGAGCGGCTGCGCGCCGACCTGGCCCACGCGCGGGTCGTGGCGGTGGTCGGCGGAGGACTGACCGGGATCGAGGCGGCGGCCGAACTCGCCGAGAGCCTGCCGCACCTCAAGGTCGTGCTGGTCGCCGCCGGCGGGCTCGGCGAGGCGCTGTCGGCCAAGGCCCGGCGGTACCTGCGCACCACGTTCGACCGACTGGGCGTCGAGGTGCGCGAGCACAGCCGCGTCACGGCCGTGGACGCCGACGGCCTGACTCTCGCCGACGGCACCCGGGCAGCCGCCGACACGGTCGTGTGGACGGCCGGCTTCCGCGTGCCGGACCTCGCCCGCGACGCCGGGTTCGCCGTGGACGGCAACGGCCGGATGGTCGTGGACCAGGCGCTCGCGTCGGTCTCGCACCCGGAGGTGCTCGGGGTCGGCGACGCCGCCGCCCTCCGCCGCCCCGACGGGCTGGAGCTGCGCATGGCGTGCGCGACCGGTCTGCCGACCACCCAGCGGGCCGTGCGGGCGCTGGCGGACCGGCTGAGGGGCAAGGAGCCCAAGCCCTTCCGGTTCGCCTACCTCAACCAGTGCGTGAGCCTCGGGCGCAAGCACGGCCTGGTCCAGTTCGTGCGCGGCGACGACAGCCCGCGCGAGGCCGTGCTCACCGGACGCCTCGCGGCCCGCTACAAGGAGGCCATCGTGCGCGGCACGGTCCTGTTCGAGCGCCACCCGACGATGCCCGCCGGCTGA
- a CDS encoding response regulator, whose amino-acid sequence MTKVLVVDDEPQIVRALRINLSARGYSVLTAHDGTTALKAAAEGKPDVVVLDLGLPDVDGTEVIAGLRGWTSVPIIVLSARTDSSDKVEALDAGADDYVTKPFGMDELLARLRAAVRRSAVAEGEDAVVETASFTVDLAAKKVLREGEEVHLTPTEWGLLEILARNRGRLVAQKQLLQEVWGPQYAKETHYLRVYLAQLRRKLEPEPSHPRHLVTEPGMGYRFEL is encoded by the coding sequence GTGACGAAGGTGCTCGTGGTCGACGACGAACCGCAGATCGTGCGCGCGCTGCGGATCAACCTGTCCGCGCGGGGCTACTCGGTCCTCACCGCCCACGACGGCACCACCGCGCTCAAGGCCGCCGCCGAGGGCAAGCCGGACGTCGTCGTGCTCGACCTCGGGCTGCCCGACGTCGACGGCACGGAGGTGATCGCGGGCCTGCGCGGCTGGACGTCCGTGCCGATCATCGTGCTGTCCGCGCGCACCGACTCGTCGGACAAGGTCGAGGCGCTCGACGCCGGCGCGGACGACTACGTGACCAAGCCGTTCGGCATGGACGAGCTGCTGGCCCGGCTGCGCGCCGCGGTGCGCCGGTCGGCGGTGGCCGAGGGCGAGGACGCGGTGGTGGAGACGGCGTCGTTCACCGTCGACCTGGCCGCGAAGAAGGTGCTCCGGGAGGGCGAGGAGGTGCACCTGACGCCCACCGAGTGGGGCCTGCTGGAGATCCTGGCCCGCAACCGGGGCCGGCTGGTCGCGCAGAAGCAGCTGCTCCAGGAGGTGTGGGGGCCGCAGTACGCGAAGGAGACCCACTACCTGCGGGTGTACCTGGCGCAGCTGCGGCGCAAGCTGGAGCCCGAGCCGTCCCACCCCCGGCACCTGGTGACCGAACCGGGGATGGGGTACCGCTTCGAGCTCTGA
- a CDS encoding MarR family winged helix-turn-helix transcriptional regulator, translating into MTTSVTNQDALQLVVAVHRLIRSLRQSAPVRRLQPTQLLVLAELAAQGPMRIGEIAVRALCSQPTATTVVTGLESGGLVRREADPADGRATIVELTGAGRETILSLAHGEAELLSERISRLSEEERGHLRSATPLLRRLAEPKAR; encoded by the coding sequence ATGACCACCAGTGTGACCAACCAGGATGCGTTACAGCTCGTGGTCGCCGTACACCGGCTGATCCGGAGCCTGCGCCAGTCGGCACCCGTCCGACGGCTGCAGCCCACGCAGCTGCTCGTGCTCGCCGAACTCGCCGCGCAGGGACCCATGCGCATCGGCGAGATCGCGGTGCGCGCGCTGTGCTCCCAGCCCACGGCGACCACGGTGGTGACAGGCCTGGAATCCGGCGGGCTGGTGCGCCGGGAAGCGGACCCGGCGGACGGCCGCGCCACGATCGTGGAGCTGACCGGCGCGGGCCGCGAGACGATCCTCTCGCTGGCGCACGGCGAAGCCGAACTGCTCTCCGAGCGGATCTCGCGACTGTCCGAAGAGGAGCGCGGCCACCTCCGGTCGGCCACCCCGCTGCTGCGCCGGCTCGCCGAGCCGAAAGCACGCTGA
- the mutM gene encoding bifunctional DNA-formamidopyrimidine glycosylase/DNA-(apurinic or apyrimidinic site) lyase — protein MPELPEVEVVRRGLHEHVAGRTVAAVEVLHARAIRRHLPGAADFASRLAGRTMVGARRRGKYLWVDLSDGDALLAHLGMSGQMLVQPLDAPDEKHLRVRVRFADEGPELRFVDQRTFGGLALAEIVEVDGTPLPVPVAHIARDPMDPVFDPDAAVTALRRRRTEVKRALLDQTLVSGVGNIYADEALWRTRLHGLRPTEKLTRAKAAELLGHATDVMREALGEGGTSFDALYVNVNGQSGYFDRSLNVYGQEDRPCARCGTAIVREPFMNRSSFSCPRCQPRPRGV, from the coding sequence GTGCCCGAGTTGCCCGAGGTAGAAGTAGTCCGCCGAGGTCTGCACGAGCACGTCGCCGGTCGGACCGTCGCAGCGGTCGAAGTGCTGCACGCCCGTGCGATCCGCCGCCACCTGCCCGGTGCGGCGGATTTCGCGTCCCGGTTGGCCGGTCGCACCATGGTCGGCGCGCGCCGGCGGGGCAAGTACCTGTGGGTGGACCTCTCCGACGGGGACGCCCTGCTCGCCCACCTCGGGATGAGCGGCCAGATGCTGGTGCAGCCGCTCGACGCGCCGGACGAGAAGCACCTGCGGGTCCGCGTGCGGTTCGCCGACGAGGGCCCGGAGCTCCGGTTCGTCGACCAGCGCACGTTCGGCGGGCTGGCGCTGGCCGAGATCGTCGAGGTCGACGGCACGCCGCTGCCGGTGCCGGTGGCGCACATCGCGCGTGACCCGATGGACCCCGTGTTCGACCCGGACGCCGCGGTGACCGCGTTGCGCAGGCGGCGCACGGAGGTCAAGCGCGCGCTGCTGGACCAGACGCTGGTGTCCGGTGTGGGCAACATCTACGCCGACGAGGCGCTGTGGCGCACCCGCCTGCACGGCCTGCGGCCCACCGAGAAGCTGACCCGCGCCAAAGCCGCCGAACTGCTCGGCCACGCCACCGACGTGATGCGCGAAGCGTTGGGCGAAGGCGGCACGTCGTTCGACGCGCTCTACGTCAACGTGAACGGCCAGTCCGGCTACTTCGACCGTTCCCTGAACGTTTACGGGCAGGAAGACCGCCCGTGCGCGCGGTGCGGAACGGCGATTGTGCGAGAGCCGTTCATGAACCGCTCTTCGTTCTCCTGCCCGCGCTGCCAGCCGAGGCCGCGCGGGGTGTGA
- the rnc gene encoding ribonuclease III, translating into MGGRSSRGRSADRAPLLEALGVPVDAELLTLSLTHRSYAYENGGLPPNERLEFLGDAVLGLVVTDHLYRTHPDLPEGQLAKLRASVVNMHALAGVARGLGEDGLGGHLLLGRGEELTGGRDKASILADGLEAVIGAVYLQFGIDTARQLVHHLFDPLLAEAPLRGAGLDWKTSLQELTASAGLGVPEYRVDDQGPDHRKEFTATVLVGGKSHGAGDGSTKKEAEQKAAEAAYRVLSERVRAEQEAASGNGHAPGSAPPQTPPTEED; encoded by the coding sequence GTGGGGGGTAGGTCGTCGCGCGGTCGGTCCGCCGACCGCGCCCCGTTGCTCGAAGCGCTCGGCGTCCCGGTGGACGCCGAGCTGCTGACGCTTTCCCTGACACACCGGTCGTACGCGTACGAGAACGGTGGACTCCCGCCGAACGAGCGGCTGGAGTTCCTCGGTGACGCCGTGCTCGGCCTGGTGGTCACCGATCACCTGTACCGGACCCATCCCGACCTGCCCGAGGGGCAGCTCGCGAAGCTCCGTGCCAGTGTGGTGAACATGCACGCGCTGGCGGGTGTGGCCAGGGGGCTGGGCGAGGACGGTCTGGGCGGGCACCTGCTGCTCGGTCGCGGCGAGGAGCTGACCGGCGGCAGGGACAAGGCGAGCATCCTCGCGGACGGCTTGGAAGCCGTCATCGGCGCGGTGTACCTCCAGTTCGGCATCGACACCGCGCGTCAACTCGTCCACCACCTCTTCGATCCGCTGCTGGCGGAAGCGCCGTTGCGCGGCGCGGGGTTGGACTGGAAGACCAGTTTGCAGGAGTTGACCGCATCGGCGGGGCTGGGCGTGCCCGAGTACCGGGTGGACGACCAGGGACCCGACCACCGCAAGGAGTTCACCGCAACGGTGCTCGTCGGTGGCAAGTCCCACGGCGCCGGCGATGGCAGCACGAAGAAGGAAGCCGAGCAGAAGGCGGCCGAGGCCGCCTACCGGGTGCTGTCGGAACGGGTTCGCGCGGAGCAGGAAGCCGCATCCGGGAACGGGCACGCACCGGGATCGGCTCCACCGCAGACTCCACCCACCGAGGAAGACTGA
- the rpmF gene encoding 50S ribosomal protein L32 produces the protein MAVPKRKMSRSNTRSRRAQWKTAAVHLVACSNRACRQPKPQHVACPACGQYDGRQVVQPA, from the coding sequence GTGGCCGTCCCGAAGCGGAAGATGTCGCGCTCGAACACGCGCTCGCGCCGCGCTCAGTGGAAGACCGCTGCCGTGCACCTGGTGGCCTGCTCGAACCGGGCCTGCCGCCAGCCGAAGCCGCAGCACGTCGCCTGCCCGGCTTGTGGCCAGTACGACGGCCGCCAGGTCGTCCAGCCGGCCTGA
- a CDS encoding YceD family protein, protein MPEHRHASTRSTATGPWVIDTRDLGRRAGSSRAYKRSVPAEGLGLLGVIAVPPGGVVELDLLLESVVEGVLVTGTAATVVEGECSRCLEPLSAEVEVELTELYAYPDSATDETTEEGEVSRLHDDLVDLEPVVRDALVLALPQVPLCSPDCLGLCVDCGGRLADLGPDHGHETIDPRWAALQERFDGNRDNPEEN, encoded by the coding sequence ATGCCTGAGCACCGTCACGCGTCCACGCGTTCCACAGCCACCGGGCCCTGGGTCATCGACACCAGGGACCTCGGTCGTCGCGCGGGTTCATCCCGCGCCTACAAGCGCTCGGTGCCCGCGGAAGGTCTCGGCCTGCTCGGCGTGATCGCGGTGCCCCCGGGTGGTGTCGTCGAACTCGACCTCCTGCTGGAGTCGGTGGTCGAGGGCGTGCTGGTGACCGGCACGGCCGCGACGGTGGTCGAAGGGGAGTGCTCGCGCTGCCTGGAACCGCTGTCGGCCGAGGTCGAGGTGGAGTTGACCGAGTTGTACGCCTACCCGGACAGCGCCACCGACGAGACCACCGAGGAAGGCGAGGTCAGTCGGTTGCACGACGACCTGGTCGACCTCGAACCGGTGGTGCGGGACGCCCTCGTCCTCGCGCTGCCGCAGGTGCCGCTGTGCTCGCCGGACTGCCTCGGGCTGTGCGTCGACTGCGGTGGCAGGCTGGCCGATCTCGGCCCCGATCACGGGCATGAGACGATTGACCCCCGGTGGGCCGCCCTTCAGGAGCGGTTCGACGGGAATCGTGACAATCCAGAGGAGAACTAG
- a CDS encoding ATP synthase subunit B family protein: MYRVFEALDELVTIVEEARGVPMTSGCVVPRGDVLELLDDVRDAIPAELDDAQDVLDHRDELVGKAQHELEASTSKARSDAERMVAEAQHEAERMLSEARSRAERMVAEAQDQAERTISAGRQEYEDLVGRAHAEADRMVQAGRANYERAIEEGRAEQARLVDQTEVVQAAHAESARVLDGAQSEAIRLRSECDAYVDGKLADFEDLLAHTLRSVGKGRSHLRGPGVAGAAAPFDYHETARS; the protein is encoded by the coding sequence GTGTACCGGGTGTTCGAGGCCCTCGACGAGCTGGTCACGATCGTCGAGGAAGCGCGTGGCGTGCCGATGACCTCCGGGTGCGTCGTGCCGCGTGGTGACGTGCTCGAACTGCTCGACGACGTGCGCGACGCGATCCCGGCGGAGCTGGACGACGCCCAGGACGTGCTCGACCACCGCGACGAGCTGGTCGGCAAGGCCCAGCACGAGCTGGAGGCGAGCACCAGCAAGGCCCGGTCCGACGCCGAGCGGATGGTCGCCGAGGCGCAGCACGAGGCCGAGCGGATGCTGTCCGAGGCCCGGTCGCGGGCCGAGCGGATGGTGGCCGAGGCGCAGGACCAGGCCGAGCGGACGATCTCCGCGGGCCGCCAGGAGTACGAGGACCTGGTGGGTCGCGCGCACGCCGAGGCCGACCGGATGGTGCAGGCCGGCCGCGCCAACTACGAGCGGGCGATCGAGGAGGGCCGGGCCGAGCAGGCCCGCCTGGTCGACCAGACCGAGGTCGTGCAGGCCGCGCACGCCGAGTCGGCCCGGGTGCTCGACGGCGCGCAGTCCGAGGCCATCCGGCTGCGCAGCGAGTGCGACGCCTACGTGGACGGCAAGCTGGCCGACTTCGAGGACCTGCTGGCCCACACGCTCCGCTCGGTCGGCAAGGGCCGCTCGCACCTGCGCGGTCCGGGGGTGGCCGGTGCCGCCGCCCCGTTCGACTACCACGAGACCGCCCGCTCCTGA
- a CDS encoding ribonuclease domain-containing protein, which yields MSEITSRGAKALLSLLLVLVGTFTPVSQAPAVAAPASAGLAALQAACGDTSGFRRVALSGLPAQATDTVRLIQRGGPYPYPQDNQTFQNRERILPACASGYYREYTVKTPGSSTRGARRIVTGNASPKLYFYTADHYASFVLVDVSR from the coding sequence ATGAGCGAGATCACATCGCGTGGCGCCAAGGCGCTGCTCTCCCTGCTGCTGGTCCTCGTCGGCACCTTCACCCCCGTCTCGCAGGCCCCGGCCGTCGCCGCGCCGGCGTCCGCCGGGCTCGCCGCGCTCCAGGCGGCGTGCGGTGACACCTCCGGGTTCCGCCGGGTCGCCCTGTCCGGGCTGCCCGCCCAGGCCACCGACACCGTCCGGCTGATCCAGCGCGGCGGTCCCTACCCGTACCCGCAGGACAACCAGACCTTCCAGAACCGGGAGCGGATCCTGCCGGCGTGCGCTTCCGGCTACTACCGCGAGTACACGGTGAAGACGCCCGGCAGCTCCACGCGCGGCGCGCGGCGGATCGTGACCGGCAACGCGTCGCCGAAGCTCTACTTCTACACCGCCGACCACTACGCGAGCTTCGTGCTGGTCGACGTCTCCCGCTGA
- the coaD gene encoding pantetheine-phosphate adenylyltransferase codes for MTRAVCPGSYDPATNGHLDIIGRAAKLFDEVVVAVLINKNKKTLFSVEERTEMLREVTAQWPNVRVDSWHGLLVDYCLENDIQAIVKGLRAVSDYDYELQMAQMNHQLTGVETLFMPTNPVYSFLASSLVKDVATYGGDVSTLLPPSILARLTQRLAERR; via the coding sequence ATGACGCGTGCCGTGTGCCCCGGCTCCTACGACCCGGCCACCAACGGACACCTGGACATCATCGGCAGAGCGGCGAAGCTCTTCGACGAGGTCGTCGTCGCCGTGCTCATCAACAAGAACAAGAAGACCCTGTTCTCCGTCGAGGAGCGCACCGAGATGCTCCGCGAGGTCACCGCGCAGTGGCCCAACGTGCGGGTCGACTCGTGGCACGGCCTGCTGGTCGACTACTGCCTGGAGAACGACATCCAGGCCATCGTCAAGGGTCTGCGCGCGGTCAGCGACTACGACTACGAGCTCCAGATGGCCCAGATGAACCACCAGCTCACCGGGGTGGAGACGCTGTTCATGCCGACCAACCCGGTCTACAGCTTCCTGGCCAGCTCGCTGGTCAAGGACGTGGCGACCTACGGCGGCGACGTGTCGACGCTGCTGCCGCCGTCGATCCTGGCCCGGCTCACCCAGCGGCTCGCCGAACGCCGCTGA
- the rsmD gene encoding 16S rRNA (guanine(966)-N(2))-methyltransferase RsmD encodes MTRIVAGVAGGRRLQVPPRGTRPTSDRVREALFSSLEALIDLDGARVLDLYAGSGALGFEALSRGAVSAVFVESDKRAADVLRANARALGLPGATVVNRSAESAVADPADQPCDVVFADPPYAVTDEQLGLVLDGLVRHGWFADGALAIVERAARSPEPIWPGALESLRSKRYGDTALYWAEYRGALG; translated from the coding sequence GTGACCAGGATCGTCGCGGGCGTCGCCGGTGGGCGTCGGCTGCAAGTGCCGCCGCGGGGCACCCGACCCACCTCGGACCGGGTGCGCGAGGCGTTGTTCAGCTCGCTGGAAGCCCTGATCGACCTCGACGGGGCCCGGGTGCTCGACCTGTACGCCGGGTCCGGCGCGCTGGGTTTCGAGGCGCTGTCGCGGGGTGCGGTCTCGGCGGTGTTCGTCGAGTCGGACAAGCGGGCGGCCGACGTGCTGCGGGCCAACGCGCGGGCGCTCGGCCTGCCGGGTGCGACCGTGGTCAACCGGTCCGCCGAGTCCGCCGTGGCCGACCCGGCCGACCAGCCGTGCGACGTGGTCTTCGCCGACCCGCCCTACGCGGTGACCGACGAACAGCTCGGGCTGGTGCTCGACGGGCTGGTCCGGCACGGCTGGTTCGCCGACGGCGCGCTGGCCATCGTGGAGCGCGCGGCGCGCAGCCCTGAACCGATCTGGCCTGGTGCGCTGGAATCCTTGCGCAGCAAGCGATACGGCGACACAGCGCTGTACTGGGCGGAGTACCGTGGTGCCCTCGGGTGA